One genomic region from Prevotella sp. Rep29 encodes:
- a CDS encoding TIR domain-containing protein, whose amino-acid sequence MTGLDIFVSFVISYITGNIPTLKQMLSGGDDLSLQEKIDKCYQLALEKWCAKDALRQKIAKQRYSNLQELTRVAEKNNEEDAAAIRSLVNLLAEELRKEEECAHFIQELAIKEVGEKVDHLSALIKSNIVANGNSQWRGLQVHKAVEGYIRRYCSLENTQDSFIYYALKLRERHCLAEFVTGLVEAPTNKYIIYSSAQTGKTTELKQLCWELQDSGLYQPIMLEVRNNTKLKRAELPSARFEGGKEIVVVIDALDEVNGQKYDDLIEEINGYAYDHPETKMVLSCRSNYRREKELEQFTDLFLEELSYGDANDHINRELGEGNGLVALINENELTDFVRNPFFLNVLIAAYKENNKQLPKNKAEIYRLFIEKSHREEKEYKRVKLAVRHNFDDSVKLLEKVALGLSLLNVQTLSNEELLKCLGDNQDNVIECLRYDLIRCENGRYSFKHNAFREWLVANYLKREGIERAKQLAAQPTGRIKAEWYNIIMLWVSMYGKGEENDVQDIIKWLRTASLELIIYIDRDMLSPAVRCEVFKGLMLEYKSLGIRMASILTQDYKNLIEFAKSKESIGFIIDELQDAPIETAYFADLTCLCYFLNWTWLQYESKELTETLFVMLENKTRDALTYEKKHNLSFLYMDNEFFAQKEYLERFLAIVNDSDHYEAIRSMVRLIDLSDNVDEYVDYILDKEKYVHNQQEGITTHIVSRTVVYNALSKVKTEDSVKKIITHQFYNPHSFYRDEWEEYNQMMSNVLSLLATFIKKGQEDCIPLLEEFYVRLFKEYHYHFDRDEHAKGLLSLIRKAYCDAGLRDSGREQFYKKCQLIFEQQDPKETEHDNIRKTFFMAALWMTVDDVKEDFGHFDKTNECHRAQASWYGEMPCEEVAEYANALYKELFPANPRFNKRKERQRACFKDFTDYSVFKQEVLEMVGELGKFETRKEHWNYLRQQEDGYNQYAYRFIMHYTNDNNQYDLEGIIKGIKNKEVYEAFFMKEIEELISRPNDDLAVTDEIIKRCLDTAKRTVEKVSRGEQPYYFSKVAISLLLHEYFEVSQETLMGLLDYSDFSISKKDKDNYFNTEYSLFKYISERVPVNTLAPEVVKKLKNLPCNLRSNRLYNFANYIVENHITEGYKEALRFALSSQNLSANILEALIKGRLMIDEIKAASRSMSISDKLFCYTSIHRNIGDDGWVRQELEPEFKNYTGYDLSRAVRLLISMGSLDGLDYLVRHPDMMNHGEDFIFNYATPNAIPSLCYFVKYCQEHKIDGIHTSNSIMTSLERIALLSEEALKEVKQYLKDLTKRGEEFKYLNRYIIAFEDKFYESYPGVCDIQSVMELLGTDVSDIYRGGEEKRDAADGNDAVEDILYISYNWESSSQHTVDYLCYVLDTHNIPYKRDKKDCPYNENIKDFMNAIRAGKQVIVVLSRAYLYSQNCMYELTGILEDEHYKERILPVVMDDTIRSSLFYADLVGYWKGKKDEQEEMVRRLNEIDPNKTKPQADKLKVIETIYDKIDAIKEYID is encoded by the coding sequence ATGACTGGTTTAGATATATTTGTTAGTTTTGTTATTTCATATATAACAGGTAACATCCCTACCTTGAAGCAAATGCTTTCGGGTGGGGATGATTTGTCTTTACAGGAAAAGATAGACAAATGCTACCAGTTGGCCTTGGAGAAATGGTGCGCAAAAGATGCTTTGAGGCAAAAGATAGCGAAACAAAGGTATTCAAACCTACAAGAATTGACCAGAGTGGCGGAAAAGAATAACGAAGAGGATGCTGCTGCTATTAGGAGTCTTGTAAACCTGTTGGCGGAAGAGCTACGCAAGGAAGAGGAATGCGCACACTTCATACAAGAACTGGCCATCAAGGAGGTGGGAGAGAAAGTTGACCATCTGAGCGCACTGATTAAATCAAATATTGTTGCAAATGGAAATAGTCAGTGGCGGGGGCTGCAAGTACACAAGGCTGTAGAAGGATATATTAGGAGATATTGTTCGTTGGAGAATACACAAGACAGTTTTATCTATTATGCCCTAAAATTGAGAGAAAGGCATTGTCTGGCAGAATTCGTTACCGGCCTTGTAGAAGCACCGACCAATAAATACATTATATACAGCAGTGCTCAGACAGGAAAGACTACTGAATTGAAACAACTCTGCTGGGAATTGCAGGACAGCGGACTTTACCAGCCCATTATGTTGGAGGTGCGAAACAACACCAAACTGAAACGGGCAGAACTACCATCTGCTCGGTTCGAAGGAGGTAAAGAAATAGTCGTGGTTATTGATGCTCTGGATGAGGTGAACGGGCAGAAATATGATGACCTTATTGAAGAAATCAATGGTTATGCTTACGATCATCCTGAGACTAAGATGGTGCTCTCCTGTCGTAGCAATTACAGGAGGGAGAAGGAACTGGAACAGTTTACCGATTTGTTCTTGGAAGAGTTGAGCTATGGAGATGCCAACGATCATATCAACCGTGAACTAGGGGAAGGTAACGGCCTGGTCGCCTTGATCAATGAGAATGAGTTGACAGATTTTGTCAGAAACCCGTTCTTCCTGAATGTATTGATAGCAGCCTACAAAGAAAATAATAAGCAGCTGCCTAAGAACAAGGCTGAGATATATCGTCTTTTTATAGAAAAAAGTCATAGAGAGGAGAAAGAATACAAAAGGGTTAAACTTGCTGTAAGGCATAACTTTGATGATTCTGTAAAGTTGCTTGAAAAGGTTGCTTTAGGCCTGTCACTTCTGAATGTTCAAACATTAAGCAATGAAGAACTGCTGAAGTGCTTAGGTGATAATCAAGACAACGTTATAGAGTGTCTGAGATATGACTTGATACGCTGCGAAAATGGTAGATACTCCTTCAAACATAATGCTTTCCGTGAATGGCTTGTTGCGAATTACCTTAAAAGAGAAGGAATAGAGCGAGCCAAGCAGCTCGCTGCACAACCCACGGGCAGAATAAAGGCTGAGTGGTATAATATCATTATGCTGTGGGTCTCTATGTATGGTAAAGGAGAGGAGAATGATGTACAAGATATTATTAAATGGCTACGCACGGCCAGTTTGGAGCTTATAATCTACATAGACCGTGATATGTTGAGTCCAGCGGTCAGATGCGAAGTGTTTAAGGGGTTGATGCTCGAATACAAATCTTTGGGTATCCGAATGGCCAGTATTCTTACTCAGGATTACAAGAATTTAATAGAATTCGCTAAAAGTAAAGAATCGATAGGTTTTATCATTGATGAGCTGCAGGATGCACCCATAGAAACGGCCTATTTTGCAGACCTTACGTGTCTCTGCTATTTCCTGAACTGGACATGGTTGCAATACGAAAGCAAGGAACTAACCGAGACTCTGTTTGTAATGCTGGAAAATAAGACGAGAGATGCCCTTACGTATGAGAAAAAGCACAACCTCTCTTTCTTGTATATGGACAATGAGTTCTTTGCACAAAAGGAATATCTGGAGCGTTTTCTCGCTATAGTCAACGATTCTGATCATTATGAGGCTATTCGCTCGATGGTGAGACTGATAGACTTGTCAGACAACGTCGACGAATATGTGGATTATATATTGGATAAAGAAAAATATGTTCACAACCAGCAGGAAGGGATAACTACTCATATTGTATCGAGAACGGTTGTTTATAATGCTTTAAGTAAAGTAAAAACTGAAGATAGTGTAAAGAAGATAATAACACATCAATTCTACAACCCCCATAGTTTTTATCGTGACGAGTGGGAAGAGTATAATCAGATGATGAGTAATGTGCTATCATTATTGGCGACCTTTATTAAGAAAGGACAAGAAGATTGTATTCCCTTATTAGAAGAATTCTATGTTAGGCTGTTTAAAGAGTACCACTACCATTTTGACAGAGATGAACATGCCAAAGGACTTTTATCCCTTATAAGAAAGGCATATTGTGACGCAGGATTAAGGGATAGTGGCCGAGAACAATTTTATAAGAAATGTCAGCTGATATTTGAGCAACAAGATCCGAAAGAGACTGAGCATGACAATATACGCAAAACCTTCTTTATGGCAGCCTTGTGGATGACGGTTGATGATGTGAAAGAAGATTTCGGTCATTTTGATAAGACGAATGAATGCCATAGGGCGCAGGCCTCGTGGTATGGAGAAATGCCTTGTGAAGAAGTTGCAGAATATGCAAATGCTCTTTATAAAGAGTTGTTCCCAGCAAATCCCCGTTTTAATAAAAGGAAGGAGCGGCAGCGTGCTTGCTTTAAAGATTTTACAGATTATTCTGTCTTCAAGCAGGAAGTGTTGGAAATGGTGGGAGAGCTTGGCAAATTTGAAACACGCAAGGAGCATTGGAATTATTTGAGACAGCAAGAGGATGGTTATAACCAATATGCCTACAGGTTTATCATGCATTATACTAATGATAACAACCAATATGATTTGGAGGGAATCATAAAAGGCATCAAGAACAAAGAAGTGTATGAAGCCTTCTTTATGAAAGAGATAGAGGAGTTGATTTCAAGACCCAATGACGACTTGGCTGTTACCGATGAAATAATAAAACGCTGTTTGGATACGGCAAAAAGGACAGTAGAAAAAGTAAGCAGAGGGGAACAGCCCTATTATTTCTCGAAAGTGGCCATCTCACTGCTTTTACATGAATATTTTGAGGTGTCCCAAGAAACACTTATGGGGCTTTTGGATTATTCAGACTTTAGTATATCGAAGAAAGACAAAGACAATTATTTCAATACTGAATATTCGCTGTTCAAATACATTTCTGAGAGAGTTCCTGTCAATACTTTGGCACCAGAGGTTGTCAAAAAACTAAAGAACTTGCCATGCAATTTAAGAAGCAATAGACTTTATAATTTTGCTAATTATATTGTAGAAAATCATATAACCGAAGGCTACAAAGAAGCCCTTCGATTTGCATTATCCTCACAAAATCTCTCTGCCAATATTCTTGAGGCGCTTATCAAGGGAAGACTGATGATTGATGAGATAAAAGCAGCAAGTCGCAGTATGAGTATTTCGGATAAGTTGTTTTGCTATACATCCATCCACAGAAACATAGGAGATGATGGCTGGGTAAGACAAGAACTGGAGCCGGAGTTTAAAAACTATACTGGCTATGACTTGAGCAGGGCGGTAAGGTTGTTGATAAGTATGGGAAGTCTGGACGGACTTGACTATCTGGTACGGCATCCGGATATGATGAATCATGGTGAGGATTTCATCTTTAACTATGCGACACCGAACGCCATACCGTCGTTGTGCTATTTTGTAAAGTACTGTCAAGAACATAAGATTGACGGTATTCATACATCAAATAGCATTATGACATCCCTGGAGCGAATAGCTTTATTGAGCGAGGAAGCACTGAAGGAAGTCAAGCAATATCTGAAAGACCTTACAAAGAGAGGTGAAGAATTCAAGTATTTGAACCGCTATATCATCGCTTTTGAAGACAAGTTTTATGAGTCCTATCCGGGAGTCTGTGATATACAGTCTGTTATGGAGCTATTAGGGACAGATGTAAGTGACATTTATCGCGGGGGTGAAGAAAAACGAGATGCGGCTGATGGTAATGATGCCGTTGAGGATATACTTTATATTTCTTACAATTGGGAGAGTAGTTCTCAGCATACGGTAGATTACCTGTGCTATGTTCTAGATACGCATAACATTCCTTACAAGCGAGACAAGAAAGACTGCCCTTATAACGAGAATATCAAGGACTTCATGAATGCCATCAGAGCAGGGAAGCAGGTAATCGTCGTTTTAAGTAGGGCATACTTGTATTCCCAGAATTGCATGTATGAATTGACTGGCATTCTGGAAGATGAGCATTATAAGGAACGGATATTGCCCGTTGTGATGGACGATACTATTCGTAGTTCGTTGTTCTACGCTGATTTGGTAGGGTACTGGAAAGGAAAGAAAGATGAGCAGGAAGAAATGGTGAGGCGGCTGAATGAGATTGACCCTAACAAAACCAAGCCCCAAGCTGACAAACTGAAGGTGATAGAGACCATCTATGACAAGATAGATGCTATCAAAGAGTATATAGACTAG
- a CDS encoding HIT family protein, which translates to MEPEKINHPYLTAIKRTDFSVPTRYLMQHKLLKGKILDFGCGFGFDTDELRKQGFDIIGYDYYYRPDFPEGKFDTIFCNYVLNVLEPYAQAEVLMNVTNLLSPKGTAYFAVRRDLEEEGFRLHAIHKQYTYQCNVKLPYKSLVANKSYELYQYNHFNKLPRVEGEKCPFCRLSRRVEIICETATCVAFYDGYPVSPGHALIIPKRHVASYRDLTNHEKEAMNVVQEYVMKKIDERFHPDGYNVGININEAAGQSVFHCHMHVIPRYKGDVPNPKGGVRGVIPSKQKY; encoded by the coding sequence ATGGAACCAGAGAAAATAAACCATCCCTACCTCACAGCGATCAAGCGCACGGATTTTTCTGTGCCGACGCGATACCTCATGCAGCACAAACTGCTGAAGGGCAAGATTCTCGATTTCGGATGCGGTTTCGGTTTCGATACAGACGAGCTTAGGAAGCAGGGCTTCGACATCATCGGCTACGATTACTACTACCGCCCGGACTTCCCCGAGGGCAAATTCGACACCATCTTCTGCAACTATGTGCTGAACGTCTTGGAACCCTACGCCCAAGCCGAGGTGCTGATGAATGTCACTAACTTGCTTTCACCTAAAGGAACGGCCTATTTTGCCGTACGCCGCGACCTTGAAGAAGAGGGCTTCCGGCTCCATGCCATCCACAAGCAATACACATACCAATGTAATGTGAAATTGCCGTACAAGAGCCTCGTTGCCAACAAGAGCTACGAACTCTACCAATATAACCATTTCAACAAGCTGCCGCGCGTGGAAGGCGAGAAATGCCCATTTTGCCGTCTTTCCCGTCGGGTGGAAATCATCTGCGAGACGGCCACTTGTGTTGCATTCTATGACGGCTATCCTGTCTCTCCTGGGCATGCTTTGATTATACCAAAACGCCACGTTGCATCTTATCGCGATTTAACAAACCACGAAAAAGAGGCAATGAATGTGGTACAAGAATATGTCATGAAGAAGATTGACGAGCGTTTCCATCCAGATGGATATAATGTTGGCATCAATATCAATGAAGCTGCTGGCCAGTCTGTTTTTCATTGCCACATGCACGTTATCCCCCGATACAAGGGCGATGTGCCCAATCCAAAAGGCGGGGTTAGGGGCGTTATACCAAGTAAACAGAAATATTAG
- a CDS encoding ATP-binding protein has translation MSISKDVIKQCLISKQREVDEAVIVNRPVEFEENGNYVIVGVRHAGKSYLLYQRVRQLQATGKGWDEILFVDFEDERLAEFQTDDFNSLLEAHMELYGKKPVVFLDEVQNIPHWDKFVRRLADAKYRVYVTGSNAKMLSKEVATTLGGRFFIYDAYPYSFREYLAAQQVELKDHWEYDTIQRSEVKRHLNEYFYYGGLPEILSFKNKRAMLSSLYQKIYLGDICARNNIKNDRVLNILIKKMAESVKQPLSYNRLKNVIMSTGSSISVPTTIDYAGYAADSWLILPMENEVGKLTEKEMQKKYYFIDNGLLNLFLMNSETSLLENMVAVELFRRYGKENVYYLNADKEIDFIVPDKKLAIQVSYSIKEETTYNREVPPLVKYTKAHEDWKCLLITYDEEGTEGGIPVVPVWKWLMEV, from the coding sequence ATGAGTATAAGTAAAGATGTCATCAAACAATGCTTGATTAGTAAGCAACGCGAGGTGGATGAGGCGGTGATTGTGAACCGTCCCGTAGAATTCGAGGAGAACGGGAACTATGTGATAGTTGGCGTGAGACATGCGGGTAAGTCGTACTTGCTGTATCAGCGTGTGCGTCAGTTGCAGGCTACCGGAAAGGGATGGGACGAGATATTGTTTGTGGACTTTGAGGATGAGCGTCTAGCTGAATTTCAGACGGATGACTTCAACAGTCTGCTGGAGGCACATATGGAACTGTATGGCAAGAAGCCTGTGGTGTTTCTGGATGAGGTGCAGAACATTCCACACTGGGATAAGTTTGTGCGGAGGTTGGCTGATGCGAAATACAGGGTGTATGTGACGGGTAGCAATGCGAAGATGCTGAGTAAAGAGGTGGCAACTACGTTGGGCGGCCGGTTCTTTATCTATGATGCGTACCCATATTCATTCAGAGAGTATCTAGCAGCGCAGCAGGTAGAACTGAAAGACCATTGGGAGTATGACACGATTCAGAGAAGCGAAGTAAAACGACATCTTAATGAGTACTTCTATTACGGCGGTCTGCCAGAGATCCTGTCGTTTAAGAACAAGCGGGCTATGCTGTCGAGCCTGTACCAGAAGATTTACCTTGGTGACATCTGTGCTCGAAACAACATTAAGAACGACAGGGTGTTGAACATCCTGATTAAGAAAATGGCAGAGAGCGTGAAGCAGCCTCTGTCATATAATAGGCTGAAGAATGTGATTATGTCGACGGGGTCGTCCATCAGTGTGCCTACTACGATAGACTATGCGGGGTATGCCGCTGACAGTTGGCTGATACTGCCCATGGAGAACGAGGTGGGTAAGCTGACTGAAAAGGAGATGCAAAAGAAGTATTATTTTATAGACAACGGATTGCTGAATCTGTTCTTGATGAACTCAGAGACGTCGCTACTGGAAAACATGGTGGCGGTGGAACTATTCAGACGATACGGCAAGGAGAATGTGTATTATCTGAATGCTGACAAAGAGATAGATTTTATAGTGCCTGATAAGAAGTTAGCCATCCAGGTGTCGTACAGCATCAAGGAGGAGACCACTTACAACAGGGAGGTGCCGCCACTAGTGAAATATACTAAGGCACATGAGGATTGGAAGTGTCTGCTGATTACGTATGATGAGGAGGGCACAGAAGGGGGGATACCCGTGGTGCCGGTGTGGAAGTGGTTGATGGAGGTGTGA
- a CDS encoding helix-turn-helix transcriptional regulator: protein MASNKDLNRLKVILAEKKKSNLWLSKQLGCAPTTVSKWCTNSSQPPLESLMKITRLLNVELNDLVRYEELDKDEEKGSS, encoded by the coding sequence ATGGCAAGTAACAAAGACCTAAATCGCCTGAAGGTGATACTGGCAGAGAAAAAGAAGTCCAACCTCTGGCTGTCAAAACAGTTGGGATGTGCGCCAACGACTGTTTCTAAGTGGTGTACCAACTCGTCACAACCGCCGTTGGAGTCGTTGATGAAGATAACAAGACTGCTTAATGTGGAACTTAATGACCTTGTCAGGTATGAAGAACTTGATAAAGATGAAGAGAAAGGAAGTAGTTAG
- a CDS encoding SIR2 family protein, protein MSKTIYYLGAGASYGRRDDGKKILEGIPVVSEIPEQFALFRTYIETAVIPSDSEMVFQNTYRQSASNIESERRDMLYDIDQLIKGIQEHATIDTYARKLYLTGREKEFNKLKAVLCAFFVWAQLVYKPDGRYDTFLANVLEEGSLMLPKDISIVSWNYDSQIENAYKAYNHDGKLPLFEKNIQGEWPKLTNSGRIVKINGSATFEDKSTIQYIKEDEENMPAALQVIEFYHDSQVDTSGIGLYFKTHLSFAWEESPNNEKIKTTLTQTTNDTEIVVVIGYSFPFFNRVTDRAIFSGMPNLKKVYVQDINPDAVIQAIYAVLPSDRKVNVEPIRNCGQFYLPVEL, encoded by the coding sequence ATGAGTAAAACTATATATTATCTAGGTGCTGGAGCCAGCTATGGCAGAAGGGATGATGGTAAAAAGATTTTAGAAGGTATCCCCGTCGTATCGGAGATACCGGAGCAGTTCGCTTTATTCAGAACTTATATAGAGACGGCTGTGATACCTTCTGATAGCGAGATGGTATTTCAAAACACTTACAGGCAGTCTGCATCCAATATAGAATCAGAGAGGCGTGACATGCTCTATGATATTGATCAACTCATTAAAGGAATTCAAGAGCACGCCACTATTGATACATACGCACGTAAGTTGTATCTGACAGGAAGAGAAAAGGAGTTCAATAAACTAAAAGCCGTTTTGTGCGCTTTCTTCGTATGGGCGCAACTGGTTTATAAACCTGATGGCAGATACGATACTTTTCTGGCAAATGTGCTGGAAGAGGGGAGCCTGATGCTACCCAAAGATATCAGTATTGTATCCTGGAACTATGACTCTCAGATAGAGAATGCATACAAGGCTTATAATCATGACGGCAAATTGCCACTATTTGAGAAGAACATCCAAGGAGAATGGCCGAAACTAACGAACAGTGGAAGGATTGTTAAGATTAACGGTTCAGCAACGTTCGAGGATAAGTCTACCATCCAATATATTAAGGAAGATGAGGAGAATATGCCGGCTGCTCTACAGGTAATAGAATTCTATCACGATTCACAAGTTGATACGTCAGGCATAGGCTTGTATTTCAAAACGCATCTGTCGTTTGCTTGGGAAGAATCGCCAAACAATGAGAAAATCAAGACAACCCTGACTCAAACTACAAATGATACGGAAATAGTAGTCGTAATTGGTTACTCTTTCCCCTTCTTTAACAGGGTGACAGATAGAGCTATCTTTAGCGGAATGCCAAATTTGAAGAAAGTGTATGTGCAGGATATCAATCCTGATGCAGTTATACAAGCTATTTACGCAGTGCTGCCGTCGGATAGAAAAGTGAATGTTGAACCTATTAGAAACTGTGGGCAGTTTTACTTGCCCGTTGAATTATAG
- a CDS encoding HNH endonuclease domain-containing protein translates to MLIPQSDILSTNAMNRVFDTTTATYKFYWLLALLDMHVKEQKDEILALDVAARMVAYAWYPTQYFRLSFGKGDSMSKIIPDVALLTGITVDDRLEDKSDAISNAISENREVKKRVRILLNNVPFRFQKPWIDTTDDYDMQHRSQSFENDCLYSLTGSGEGLTVTINPHWSNYLMTNYEVLRDFALWNLALFLQSKNPNVPNISGKLLRPEEREPLTRQKKFWNKVIEIGGPIRCIYKNTPLGRNEYDLDHFIPWSFVSHNQNWNLIPADGSFNSSKSNRIPDLNYYLPKMAKVQHRALRLYIPQSGKRDNTLDEYYALGCSPQDLIQMSDEQFLNVCRKTFSPLSQMAVNMGFRTLSSQ, encoded by the coding sequence ATGCTGATTCCCCAGTCGGACATATTGTCAACCAATGCCATGAATCGCGTGTTTGACACGACGACGGCAACATACAAATTTTATTGGCTCTTGGCTTTGCTCGACATGCACGTCAAGGAGCAGAAGGATGAAATTCTGGCTCTCGATGTAGCTGCACGGATGGTTGCCTATGCGTGGTACCCGACCCAGTATTTCCGATTGTCGTTTGGCAAAGGCGATTCCATGTCGAAGATTATTCCTGATGTGGCTCTGTTGACAGGAATTACGGTAGATGACAGACTCGAAGATAAGAGTGATGCCATCTCTAATGCCATCTCGGAGAATCGGGAGGTAAAGAAGAGGGTTAGGATTCTGTTGAATAATGTCCCTTTCCGCTTTCAGAAACCATGGATTGACACGACCGACGATTACGATATGCAACATCGCAGCCAATCGTTTGAGAATGATTGTCTGTATTCCCTGACGGGTAGTGGTGAAGGGCTTACAGTTACCATCAATCCCCATTGGAGCAACTATCTGATGACCAATTATGAGGTGCTTCGTGATTTTGCTTTGTGGAATCTCGCGTTGTTCTTGCAGTCGAAGAATCCCAACGTCCCGAACATATCCGGCAAACTGCTTCGTCCGGAAGAGCGGGAGCCGCTGACCAGACAGAAGAAGTTCTGGAACAAGGTCATCGAGATAGGCGGTCCTATCCGGTGTATATACAAGAACACGCCGCTTGGGAGGAATGAGTATGACCTCGACCACTTCATTCCGTGGAGCTTCGTGTCGCACAATCAGAACTGGAACTTGATTCCAGCCGACGGCTCTTTCAACTCCTCCAAGAGCAACCGCATTCCCGACCTTAACTACTATCTCCCTAAGATGGCGAAGGTACAGCACAGGGCTTTGCGTTTGTACATTCCACAAAGCGGGAAAAGGGATAATACTTTGGACGAGTACTATGCCTTGGGGTGTTCCCCGCAGGACTTGATACAAATGTCAGACGAGCAGTTTCTGAATGTCTGCCGCAAAACCTTCTCCCCTCTAAGCCAAATGGCTGTCAACATGGGATTCCGAACCCTAAGCTCCCAATAA
- a CDS encoding AlpA family transcriptional regulator yields the protein MSREDLDALVNEMAQNIVAAQTKNAQNDLETWMNVPEGERFITREEAARILHVNFTTLWRWDKQGHLHSRKIGGRRVMYKYSDVLALLNGETKDVSKNE from the coding sequence ATGTCGAGGGAAGACCTTGACGCTTTGGTAAACGAGATGGCCCAAAACATCGTAGCAGCTCAAACTAAGAACGCACAGAATGACTTGGAGACATGGATGAATGTCCCGGAAGGAGAACGATTCATCACTCGTGAAGAAGCCGCTCGAATACTGCATGTGAACTTCACCACCCTATGGCGATGGGACAAGCAGGGCCACCTCCATTCCAGAAAGATTGGAGGCCGTCGGGTGATGTACAAATATAGTGATGTCCTGGCATTGCTTAATGGTGAAACAAAAGATGTGTCCAAAAATGAGTGA
- a CDS encoding DUF4393 domain-containing protein yields the protein MDLIKDLGVEVYKDAARPAVSEVGAVAGRTVKALLAPIRGFLWCWEKIEDYVEKEVQKRLEKVPEERLKSPDPEIAVPLLQSLTYTAQNETLREMYIALLANSMDISKENVVHPSYVDIIKKMNRLDALLFEKLSKTRGYVMAINPRIAINGTNKIYTNALPEWYLGWTIDGYDEFAVSASLIRMSKFGILELMYDRTITEANYSALRQTTFLEQVLDGYKNAYPQQQLKIETTDSVVYVNEYGKQFREACR from the coding sequence ATGGATTTGATAAAGGATTTAGGTGTAGAAGTATATAAGGATGCAGCGAGACCTGCTGTATCTGAAGTAGGGGCTGTTGCTGGAAGGACTGTAAAAGCATTACTGGCGCCAATACGTGGTTTCCTTTGGTGTTGGGAAAAGATAGAGGACTACGTTGAGAAAGAGGTGCAAAAGCGATTGGAGAAAGTACCTGAGGAGCGGCTGAAGAGTCCTGACCCAGAAATAGCTGTGCCCTTGCTACAGTCATTGACTTATACAGCACAGAATGAGACACTGAGGGAAATGTACATCGCCTTGCTTGCTAATTCGATGGATATTAGTAAGGAGAATGTAGTGCATCCATCCTATGTCGACATTATCAAGAAAATGAACAGGTTAGATGCATTGCTCTTTGAGAAGTTATCAAAAACCCGTGGATATGTAATGGCGATTAATCCGAGAATTGCGATTAACGGTACCAACAAGATTTATACAAATGCATTGCCCGAGTGGTATTTGGGATGGACAATTGATGGCTATGACGAGTTTGCCGTATCTGCATCTCTTATTCGTATGAGCAAATTTGGCATTTTAGAATTAATGTATGATAGAACTATCACTGAGGCCAATTATTCAGCTTTGCGACAAACTACTTTTTTAGAGCAGGTGCTTGATGGATATAAAAATGCGTATCCTCAACAGCAACTCAAAATAGAGACCACAGATAGTGTGGTTTATGTGAATGAATATGGCAAGCAGTTTAGAGAAGCTTGTAGGTAG